In Eubacteriales bacterium mix99, the DNA window CGCCGGGAGGAACCATCCTTTATGATGCCCATCAAAAATTGGAATCCATTACCCTGGACCGTGCCACACAGCATTACAAACAGATGGCCGGCATCAAATTTTCCGAACTGGTATACGACGGCAACTGGTTTACCCCGCTGCGCAAGGCCCTTTCTGCATTCGTCGATTCGACGCAGGAAAAAGTCACCGGAAAAGTACGCCTGAAACTGTATAAGGGGAATATCATCCCGGCCGGCGTACAATCCCCCTACTCCCTCTATAGTCCGGAATATGCCACCTTCGGAGAGGATGAAGTCTACAACCAGAAAGATGCCGAAGGCTTTATCAATCTTTTTGGCCTGCCGCTGAAAATGCACGCCCTGCAGGCAGGAAAGGAAGAAAGAGAAAAGGAGAGATTTCTGTCATGAAGCTATGGGGAGGACGGTTCAGGAAAAAGACTGCAGAAGAAGTGGATGATTTTCAGTCCTCCATCCACATGGACTGCCGGATGGTCCGGGAGGATATTCTGGGCAGTATCGCTCATGCCCGCATGCTGGGCCGCCAGGGCATTATTCCCGCGGAAGATGCCGAAAAAATCTGCACCGGACTGGACCAGATTCTGGAAGACGTCCGGCAGGGCAAAGTTGAATTTCAGGTCGAAGCGGAGGATATTCATACAAATGTGGAAAGCCTTCTGACGGAACGAATCGGCGAAACGGCAAAAAAGCTTCACACCGGAAGAAGCCGGAACGACCAGGTTGCACTGGATGTGCGGATGGTTTCCATGAAAGAAACGAAACAGATCCTTTCCCTGCTGGCTGTCCTGGAGTCCGAACTGCTTTCCATCGCGGAAGAGAACACAGAAACCTATATGCCCGGATATACCCATTTGCAGAAAGCACAGCCCATTACCCTGGCACATTACCTGCTGGCATACTTTGAGATGTTCCGAAGGGACATAGAGCGGGTGAAGGATTGCCGGAAGCGCACAAACATCCTGCCTCTTGGCTCCGGCGCTCTTGCCGGAACCACCTATCCCCTGGACCGGAAGTGGGTCGCCGATGCGCTTGGCTTTGACGCCATCACAAAAAACAGCCTGGACGGCGTCTCAGACAGGGATTTTGCCATAGAGGCTCTGTGCTGCTGTTCCGTGATTATGATGCATCTGAGCCGGTTCTGCGAAGAATTGATCCTGTGGTCTACGGATGAATTCCGGTTTGTGGAAATGGACGACAGTTACAGCACCGGGAGCAGTATCATGCCGCAGAAAAAAAATCCGGATGTAGCGGAACTGATCCGTGGGAAAACCGGACGGGTGTACGGGGACCTGATCACCCTTCTGACCATGATGAAGGGGCTTCCCCTGGCTTATAACAAGGATATGCAGGAGGACAAGGAAGCGTTGTTTGACGGTTTTGATACGCTGAAGCAGTGCCTCCGCATTTTTACCGATATGATTTCCACCGTAACCTTCCGGAAGGACAGGATGGAGCAAAGCGCCCTGTCCGGTTTCTCCAATGCCACCGACGCGGCGGATTACCTGGTACGGAAGGGAATGCCCTTTCGCACTGCCCATGAAATCACAGGCAGGCTGGTCCTTTACTGCATCCGGGAAAACAAGGCGCTGCTGGATTTGCGGCTGGAAGAGCTGCAACGCTTCTCTCCCCTGTTCGGAGAGGACATCCATAAAGCCCTGTCCCTTAAAACCTGTGTCAATCAAAGGGATCTGCCGGGCGGTCCCGCACCGGAAACCGTACAGGATGCCATCCGGCAGGACAAAGTCTGGCTGTCCGAATCCTTTCCGGAAACCTGGGAAACCTGCGCCCATTAACTTTCCAGGTTCTCCATCAGCCGTTCCACCGCTTCCCTGCTGTCCACTGCCAGGCCCTTATCCACCTGTTCCTTCATTTCCGGACTCAGCCAGCGATACGATATATTGGATTCCTCCACCGCTTCCAGCTTGCCTGTATCCTTTTCCGGACGGTAAATGACCAGATAGCCTTCCTTCGCCTTGATCACATAGTGATTTGGGCAATAACCATCAATGCTTTTCCGGAACGTCACCTCTTCCGGTGTGAACTTTGCAAGCTGCCATTCCGGAAAAGCCCGTTTCAGTTGCTTTCCGGTTTTCCCGACGTTCCCGCTGTCCATTTCCGTTTCCTCTTCCAACGTATGCCTGCAGCGGGTATAGGACCGCTTGAAAACCAGCACGGAATCCGGTCCGGTTTTGCTGACTTCACGCACCTCGTCTCCGGTTTCTTTCCCCTTCTCCGTGTCTGCATTTTCTGTCAGGGAACCTTCCTGCGGCTGTTTGCCGGACATTCTAGCCAAATAACCGAAAGAGAATGCTATCAGCATCAATAACACAATCAAACCGGAAAAGAGAAAAACAGTTCTTTTCGATTTATAGGTAAACACTACAATCCCTCCATATATTACCTTTGAGTATAGTGTTTCCCACCATCTATCACATTATACAGATATATTACCCATAATATGAAAAACTTTATTGGATTCGTACCCCCAGGATCTTGATAAAACGGATCCCGCTCCAGCTGTATTGGATCAGGGGATAGTTCAATCTGTCATAGGTATGTGTATTGATCCGGATGTTGTCCATTGTTGCCGGGCTGCCGCATGCCGCAACAAACAGGGAATGGGTGAAAATCCCCGGATCCTGAAAAGCAAGCTGAACAATATCACCGGCTTCGATCCGGGAAACATCCGCCTCCATCCCATAAGGCCCAGGCCCCATAAAATTTCCGGTCAGAAAGGGATAAAGAAAACGGGCTGCCGTCCAGGCAGGTGCTTTGTCATTGCCGTTCCGATAGTACCATCCTGCGTCCCCGTTGTAATTCATAACGCCGCTGCCGGCATAGATGCACTGGGAGATAAAATTGGTGCAGTCACCTCCCAGATCGGAATAGTCATAATACTGCGGATTCCTGCGTAATGCCCAGAAATTCGAATATTCCAACGCTGCCTGCCTGTTGTATCCTGCCAACATATTATGGAACATAACAAATAAGCCCCCTGCATCCTTGATAAAACCAGTATATGCAAAGGCTTCCCGGTGTGCCTGCATCAAATGTGCAGATGCCCTGCCGATTATTCGATTTCCATGTTGTGAAATACGTTCTGGACATCGTCGCTATCTTCCAGCATATCGATCAGGTTCGAAACCTTCTCCGCCTGATCCTCCGTGATCCGGACCGTATTCTTCGGGACCATCCCGATGCCTGCAGACTCAAACGCATATCCGGAGTTCTCCAGTGCATCCCTTACCGCAGAGAAATCGGAAGGATCGGTATAGATAACATAATCCTCCACATCGTCCGCGACATCCTCGGCTCCTGCCTCGATGGCCTCCATCATCAGGGTATCTTCATCCACTTCCCCGTTGTTCTCAATGACGAGAACGCCCTTCCGGTCAAACATCCAGGAAACGCATCCGCTGGCTCCCAGACTGCCTCCGTTGTGAGCGAAACAATACCGCATTTCACTGGCGGTACGATTCCGGTTGTCCGTCAGTCCTTCCACGATGATCGCAACACCGTGAGGAGCATATCCCTCATATACGATATTCTCATAACTGACGGAACTGTCCTCACCTGCCGCCTTTTTAATGCTTCTGAGGATGTTGTCATTCGGCATATTATTGGATTTTGCCTTGGCGATGACATCCTTCAGCCTGGAATTCACCTCCGGATCGCTGCCTCCGCCTTCCTTTACCGCTACTGCAATTTCCCGGCCGATCTTTGTAAAGATCTTCCCTCTCTGCGCATCGGTTTTTTCTTTTTTATGCTTAATATTTGCCCATTTTGAATGGCCTGACATAAATAAACCTCCTACCTCTCATTGAACGCTCTCATCATACCACATGCTGTCCCTCCTGTAAAGATTCCTGAATTTTTCAGAAAATAGTAAAACTAATCTCCGTTTGGTATCAGGTTGAGCATCTGATCCTCATCCGCCACATTGACATAGGAATCCGGCACATCTCCCACAATGATCGTCTCAGCGATGGGAACCTTGGTGGATACATTGATCACGTTGCTGCCCAGAGGCACCACAATGCGCACCTGGGTCTTCAGCAACAGGAATATCCTGTGACGGGTCTGATTGATGCCGGCCTGCCGGAATTCATCGGTAAAGTCCGTCGATACGGAACCAACCGGAATGATTTTCACATCGATATCCGGCCCTCTGCCGGAAAGAAGTTTGCTCTTTGTTACCGAACCAAGGGGCACACTGATTCCCTCTGCGCCAAGGGACCGGATCTCATTCTGTGCAAGAGTGGAAGTTTCCCTGGCAAGGGTATTGATCAATATGGTGTTGTATTGGATCATTGTTATTTTACCGTTTTTATCCGTCAGCACATCCGTCAGATCGGTATATTTGATATTGCCTCCGAGGATCTGGCTGACGGCATTGTTCATGGCCAGAACGGCGATATACTCCACTTTTGCTTCGGACATGGCAATGATGGTCGGTTTGATTCCCCAGTCAATCAGCAGGAAGGAAGTCAGAAGAAACGTCAGAATACTGATGCCTATAATGAGAATCCTGTTTTTCATGCCCATCCTGCTCATGACATACACCCCCCATATATTCTATGCACGGAAGCAGCGAACTGTGACCACACAGGGCGCATGGCATGGCTCCTTTTTACCTGCTTTACTTTTGGGAAATGCCATAATATAATTGTTATGAAATTTCTACTACATTACATGCATGTATCGGAGTACATGCTTCGGAGGTATTATGGATAAGAGAAATGAAAACAAGGGAAAGGAACATAAAAAGCGGATTCCATTGGTGGAGACCATCCAACAGAATCTGACAGAAAGGAAGAAGCCTTCCGGTTTCCTGCTTTCCGTACTGATTACCACCATCAAACTCTTTGTTATATTCCTTCTCATCCTGGGATTCTCCGGATTCGGTGCGGTCCTTGGCGTTGCAAAGGCTTATGTGGATGGAACCCCCGCCCTGGATGTAAACCGCATCGAGGATCAGAGTCTGACCTCCTTTCTATATGACAGGAACGGGGACCTGATTACGGAATACAATGGTCTGGAACATCGTATCTGGGCCAGCCTGGATGAGATACCCAGGAATGTTCAAAATGCCCTGATTGCCACGGAAGATGTGAGGTTTTATGCTCATAACGGGCTGGATTACAAGCGGCTGGCCGGCGCTTTTTTCAACAATCTGAAAAGTGAATCAGTACAGGGCGGCAGCACTATTACCCAACAGCTGGTAAAGAACACCATGCTGAGCATGGAGCAGACCTATAAGCGCAAAATACAGGAAGCTTACCTGTCCCTTCAACTGGAAAAGGAATACAGCAAGGACGAAATCCTGGAAGCTTATCTGAACACCATTTATCTTGGCAGCGGCAACTACGGCGTCAAAGTCGCCGCGGAGGACTATTTCGGCAAGGATTTGAAGGATCTGAACCTGAGGGAAAGCGCCGTTCTCATCGGCATCACCAAAAATCCCTACCGTTATGACCCAAGACTCAACTTCTACAGCAGGGAGAAGCCGGAAGTCACCTATAAAAGGACGAATCTTGTCCTTCAGCTGATGTATGAAAATGGCTTTCTGAGCAAATCGGATTATGAGAATGCCAGATTTGACGAGAAGAACCCGTCTGATCCAAAAAATAAAGAATTTCAGGTGATTGAACAATCCAGCAATCAGAAGCTTTACGATTATCCCTACTTTGTGGAATATGCCATACAGGATCTGACCGAAGCACTGATGAAGCAAAACGGCTGGGAAGGAAAAGAAGGACGGCAAAAGGCCAACAATATGATTCTGAACGGCGGACTGAAGATCTATACCACTATGGATCCGGCCATTCAGAAGACAACAGAGGATACCATTTACCATTTCAATGGATACCCGCGGACCGCCAAGGCAAAGGACAGCGTTAAGCGGGAGCAGCACGGGGACAGGATGATGGATGTCGCTCAGCCGCAGGCTTCCGCAGTGGTAATGGATCACCATACCGGCGAGCTGCAGGCGATCGTCGGCGGCAGGATGGAACCCAAGGAGCAATTCTGGAGCAACCGGGCAAGGCTCCCCTGGGCACCTGGTTCTTCCATCAAACCCCTGGCCGTCTATGCCCCCTTTATCGAGGCAGGATATCCCGGAGGAATTATCCTGGAAGACGTTCCGGTTTCCATTAAGGGATGGAACGGAGGCAAGGGCTTTCCTTCCAACAACAACGCCAGCAAATACTATGGGCCGGTGCCTTTGCGGAAGGCCATTGAGCAATCCTACAACGTATCTGCTGCACGGACCGTTCTGGAACGGGTCGGTACCGATTATTCCATGAAAAAGCTGAAGGAGCTTGGCATTACCGAGCCGCGCTATGTGGAAACCGCTCTTCCCTCCAACCTTGCCCTGGGCAGCGACCCGATCAATATGATCGAACTGACAGCTGCCTATGGCACACTGGCAAACAAAGGGAATTATCAGAAGCCCATCTCCATCCGGAAGGTGCTGGACAAGGACGGCAAGGTGATTCTGGACAACGAATCCCGGCAGAAAGTCTCCGTATTCAAGGAAAGCACTGCCTTTATCATGACGGATCTGTTGGAAAACGCCATAAACAAAGGAACAGGAACCCGGGCAAAGTTCAGCGGGATGTCCATCGCCGGCAAGACCGGTACCAACAGTGATTACCACGGCGTGTTTTTTGGCGGCTATACCCCTTATTATACAACCACGGTGGTGATCGCACCGGACAATCACAATGTCTCCCTGCTGCATGGAGCCAGCGGTGGTAAATTTGCTGCTCCTCTCTGGAAGGAAATCATGCAGCCGATCCATAAGGGCCTTGCCAACAAGCCGTTTTATGACCATACTCCGCAAGGCATCCGGTCCGTCCGGGTCTGCGCATTGTCCGGCAAACTGCCAAACGGAAACTGCAAGGAAACCGTTACAGAGTATTTCCCGGCCGGTGCCGTGCCAAAGAAGAAATGCGACATGCATCAGGAATACACGGTTTGTTCGTCCTCCGGCAAGCTTCCTACTCCTTATTGTCCGAAGGATCAGCTGAAAGTCAGCTCCGTTGTGGTGATTCCAAAAGACTCTGTCTATCAGAAACTGTCGGACGAACAGCTGCAGAAGTATATTCCCGGCGCATTCCGTTCCCTGACTTCCCTGGACTCTTACGACTACAACAACCCAAAACAGCGAGGTGCCTTCTGCCCGATCCACGGAGAGAACTGGAAACAGAACGAAGGGCAGTTCAATCAGCTGGTTTCCGAAGCTAATCAGCTGATCCGCCAGGTCCGGGAAAGCATAAAGCAATATTCCGGTCAAATGAGTGCACAGGATAAAGATGCTCTGGAAACAGCGATCAACAAGCTGAAGGAAGCCCTGAGTGCAAATACACCTTCAAAGGAAGGATCCGGCATGGACACCGGAAAAGTAAAAACGGAAATGGGCAACCTGCGGGCGATTCACGAAAAGATCCTCAGCCGGATCCCGAAGGAACCCGCCAAAGATCCGGGTATTCCCCCGAATCCCGACAGTACCGACAATCCGGAGGATGAAAAAGGAGAAGAAAACAATCCCGATAAAAGCCCGGATCCCGGTGCGGTAAC includes these proteins:
- the argH gene encoding argininosuccinate lyase; the encoded protein is MKLWGGRFRKKTAEEVDDFQSSIHMDCRMVREDILGSIAHARMLGRQGIIPAEDAEKICTGLDQILEDVRQGKVEFQVEAEDIHTNVESLLTERIGETAKKLHTGRSRNDQVALDVRMVSMKETKQILSLLAVLESELLSIAEENTETYMPGYTHLQKAQPITLAHYLLAYFEMFRRDIERVKDCRKRTNILPLGSGALAGTTYPLDRKWVADALGFDAITKNSLDGVSDRDFAIEALCCCSVIMMHLSRFCEELILWSTDEFRFVEMDDSYSTGSSIMPQKKNPDVAELIRGKTGRVYGDLITLLTMMKGLPLAYNKDMQEDKEALFDGFDTLKQCLRIFTDMISTVTFRKDRMEQSALSGFSNATDAADYLVRKGMPFRTAHEITGRLVLYCIRENKALLDLRLEELQRFSPLFGEDIHKALSLKTCVNQRDLPGGPAPETVQDAIRQDKVWLSESFPETWETCAH
- a CDS encoding amidase domain-containing protein encodes the protein MFHNMLAGYNRQAALEYSNFWALRRNPQYYDYSDLGGDCTNFISQCIYAGSGVMNYNGDAGWYYRNGNDKAPAWTAARFLYPFLTGNFMGPGPYGMEADVSRIEAGDIVQLAFQDPGIFTHSLFVAACGSPATMDNIRINTHTYDRLNYPLIQYSWSGIRFIKILGVRIQ
- a CDS encoding YebC/PmpR family DNA-binding transcriptional regulator, which translates into the protein MSGHSKWANIKHKKEKTDAQRGKIFTKIGREIAVAVKEGGGSDPEVNSRLKDVIAKAKSNNMPNDNILRSIKKAAGEDSSVSYENIVYEGYAPHGVAIIVEGLTDNRNRTASEMRYCFAHNGGSLGASGCVSWMFDRKGVLVIENNGEVDEDTLMMEAIEAGAEDVADDVEDYVIYTDPSDFSAVRDALENSGYAFESAGIGMVPKNTVRITEDQAEKVSNLIDMLEDSDDVQNVFHNMEIE
- the yunB gene encoding sporulation protein YunB, which gives rise to MSRMGMKNRILIIGISILTFLLTSFLLIDWGIKPTIIAMSEAKVEYIAVLAMNNAVSQILGGNIKYTDLTDVLTDKNGKITMIQYNTILINTLARETSTLAQNEIRSLGAEGISVPLGSVTKSKLLSGRGPDIDVKIIPVGSVSTDFTDEFRQAGINQTRHRIFLLLKTQVRIVVPLGSNVINVSTKVPIAETIIVGDVPDSYVNVADEDQMLNLIPNGD
- a CDS encoding PBP1A family penicillin-binding protein — encoded protein: MDKRNENKGKEHKKRIPLVETIQQNLTERKKPSGFLLSVLITTIKLFVIFLLILGFSGFGAVLGVAKAYVDGTPALDVNRIEDQSLTSFLYDRNGDLITEYNGLEHRIWASLDEIPRNVQNALIATEDVRFYAHNGLDYKRLAGAFFNNLKSESVQGGSTITQQLVKNTMLSMEQTYKRKIQEAYLSLQLEKEYSKDEILEAYLNTIYLGSGNYGVKVAAEDYFGKDLKDLNLRESAVLIGITKNPYRYDPRLNFYSREKPEVTYKRTNLVLQLMYENGFLSKSDYENARFDEKNPSDPKNKEFQVIEQSSNQKLYDYPYFVEYAIQDLTEALMKQNGWEGKEGRQKANNMILNGGLKIYTTMDPAIQKTTEDTIYHFNGYPRTAKAKDSVKREQHGDRMMDVAQPQASAVVMDHHTGELQAIVGGRMEPKEQFWSNRARLPWAPGSSIKPLAVYAPFIEAGYPGGIILEDVPVSIKGWNGGKGFPSNNNASKYYGPVPLRKAIEQSYNVSAARTVLERVGTDYSMKKLKELGITEPRYVETALPSNLALGSDPINMIELTAAYGTLANKGNYQKPISIRKVLDKDGKVILDNESRQKVSVFKESTAFIMTDLLENAINKGTGTRAKFSGMSIAGKTGTNSDYHGVFFGGYTPYYTTTVVIAPDNHNVSLLHGASGGKFAAPLWKEIMQPIHKGLANKPFYDHTPQGIRSVRVCALSGKLPNGNCKETVTEYFPAGAVPKKKCDMHQEYTVCSSSGKLPTPYCPKDQLKVSSVVVIPKDSVYQKLSDEQLQKYIPGAFRSLTSLDSYDYNNPKQRGAFCPIHGENWKQNEGQFNQLVSEANQLIRQVRESIKQYSGQMSAQDKDALETAINKLKEALSANTPSKEGSGMDTGKVKTEMGNLRAIHEKILSRIPKEPAKDPGIPPNPDSTDNPEDEKGEENNPDKSPDPGAVTPVTPNPSSGKETDQQQKQKDQTIDNK